The Tolypothrix sp. PCC 7712 region TGTTATTTTTCCCCCCTGCTTTTTCCCAGTCCCCAGTCCCCATTACCCCTTATCCCCAGAGGGGGCCCCGAGTTCCCCAATCCCCATTACCCCTTATCCCCAGAGGGGGCCCCGAGTTCCCCAATCCCCAATCCCCAATCCCCAATCCCCATTACCCAATTTCCAACATTACCTCATGCAAAGTATTCAATAAAACCTGCGCTGTAAAAGGTTTGGCTAAGAATTCTCGGATACCAAGGAGCTGTTTTTGCTCATGTGGCTCATAGGCCATTAGTCCACTCATAGCAATAATTTGCACATCTGGATTCATGCGCTGTAACATCTGTATCGTTTGTGAACCATCCATGACGGGCATCATCATATCTATTAACACCACGCTGATGTCATCTATATACTGGGCATAAAGTGCTAAAGCTCCAATGCCATCGCTAGCGGTTAAAACTCTGTAATTATGGGTTTCTAAGGTAGTTTTAGCAATCTCGCAAATGGAAACTTCGTCATCTACTACCAAAATTAATTCGTTATTTCCACTTGGTAGGTTTGTATTGGTGACTGTATTGGTTTCTGTGGCTTCTCTACTAGGTAAGTAAACTTTAAAACTGCTTCCCTGTCCTACTTCACTGTGTACACTGACAAAACCATTGTGGCTTTTAATAATGCTCATGACCGTAGAAAGCCCTAAACCTGTGCCTTTTCCGACTTCTTTGGTAGTAAAAAATGGCTCAAAGATGTGGTTAATAATTTCTGAGGGAATACCTGTTCCTGTATCAGCAATAGTGATGACAACATAAAAACCCGCTTCGGAATTCCCATACATTTGAGCATAATTTTCATCAATCCACAGGTTTTCGGCAGTAATGCTGAGAATACCACCATCGGGCATGGCATCACGGGCATTCACGCATAGATTCATCAGTACTTGATGCAGTTGTGTGGCATCGGCAAAAACTGTCCACAGATTAGGATTGATATCAGTTTTGGTTTCAATAGATTTGGGAAAGGTTCTGTGAGCAACCTGCGCGATATCTGAGAGCAAATGTCTGACTTGCACCAGTGTGCGGCTTCCTTCCACTCCGCGAGTAAAGGAGAGAATTTGCTGCACTAAATCAGCACCTCGCCTTGCACTACTTTCCAATATCTCTAGTAGTTGCTGACTATTTTCATCTAAATCGGGAAATTTTGCGGGTAATAGTTGAGCAGTTGCCAAGATGGGCGTGAGAATGTTGTTGAAATCATGAGCAATACCGCTAGCGAGGCTACCCAAGCTTTCAAGGCGTTGAGTGCGGAGAAATTGCGCCTCTAGTTGCTTTTTTTGGGTGATATCGGTACTGACTTTGAGAATAGACTTGGGGTTACCAGCTTCATCACGCATCAGCGTCCAGCGACTTTCTACGATGATGTCTTTGCCATCTTTGGTGACTTGCTGCAGTTCACCTTGCCATTTACCTTCTGTGGCTAAGATTGCCTGGATTTCTGAGAATGATAATGAAGGCTCAGGATTTTTCCTTAAAAGGAAAGTAGCATTTGTGCCGAGAATTTCTGCTGTCGTCCATCCGTAAAGCCTTTCTGCACCTTTATTCCAGAAGAGGATATGATTGTTCAGGTTACAAACTGCGATCGCATCTATGGATATATCCAATAAAGCTGCTTGTTCATAGATCTTTTGTGCTGATTGTTTGCGATCGGTAATATCTTCAAATGTACCGACATGGCCTAAGAATCGTCTTTCTGTAGAATACATTGGGCTAGCTAACGCCCGCACCCAGCGAATTTCATCTTGGGGGGTAAGTAGCCTATACTCGTCAACCCAAGTACTTTGTTCTAAGACTGTTCTTTGCCAATCCTGAGAAACTTCAGCTCTATCTTCTGGGTGAACGGCTTGAATCCAGCCATAGCCTACGCTCTGCTGTTCGCTGAAGCCGGAAATGTCATACCATAACGGATTGCTATATATCAGGTGCCCTTGGGCATCAGTTTGAAAGATAGCCAGAGGAGCCGAAGCACAAAGCGTGCGGAAGCGGTCTTCACTTTCTCGAAAAGCCTGTTCTGCACTATGCCTTTTATATCTTTCCTGTGCCTCTCGCAACTCTCGCTCTACCGCAGGCACTAGGCGGGCCATATTACCCTTGATTATATAGTCGTGCGCCCCAGCTTTCATGGCCGCAACCGCAATATCCTCGCCAATTGTGCCGGACACAATAATAAATGGTAAATCTAGCTTTTGGCTTTGTAGGAGTTCTAGGGCTGCTAAACCACTAAAGGCAGGTAGGCTGTAATCTGCAATGATGATATCCCATAATTTTTGATTAAGGGCGGCCAGCATAGAGGCTGCGGTATCAACACGCACATATTCAACATGGTATCCACCCCGACGCAACTCTCTTAAAACTAGGAGAGTATCATCTTCAGAATCTTCAACAATTAGAACACGCAGGTGGGGTTTCATTGTCACTGACTTCCTAAACAGGCGGTGTCTCGTTCATTAGGAGCCAGTACATTCCAAGTTGCCGGACTGCTTCTGTAAACTGGAGAAAATCTACAGGTTTGCGAATATAACTGTTGCAACCCAAACTATAACTTTTCACTAAATCTTGTTCTTCGCTAGAAGTGGTGAGAATTACTACAGGTAATAAGCTAGTGCGTTTGTCTTCTCGCAAGCGACGCAATACTTCCATACCATCAACGCGGGGTAGCTTGAGATCTAACAAAATCACAGTCGGTTTAATGTTAATATTTCGACCAGCATGAATTCCAGTCCCAAATAGATAATCTAGCGCTTCTACTCCATCACGAGCTACTACTATCTCATTGCTGATGTGATTGCGCCTGAGTGCCCGAATAGCTAAAGCTTCGTCATCAGGATTATCTTCCACCAACAGAATCATCTTATTGCTTATGCTCATCCACCCACCTCCTCTGCTACTAATGTAAAGTAAAAAGTAGCGCCCTGTTCGACAATTCCTTCTGCCCACACCCGGCCACCATGCCGATGTACAATGCGTTGCACTATGGCCAGCCCAATGCCTGTGCCAGGAAATTCATCTATTCTGTGTAGCCGTTGAAAGGGGCTAAATAATTTGTTGGCGTAAGCCATATCAAAGCCAGCACCATCATCGCGAATAAAGTAAACGGGAATGCCACTTGCTTGAGTGATAGCGCCAACCTCAATTTTGGCTTGAGTGTGCTTGCTAGTGAATTTCCATGCATTATCTAGTAAGTTTGTCAATAACATCTGCAACAGTCGGCTATCTCCTCGAGCCATCAGCCCCGGTTGAATGATGTACTCAACCTGTTGTCTTGGATGCCTTTCTTGCATTTCTGTGCAGATTTGCCTAGCTAATGCACTTAAATCCACAAATTCCAACTGCATCTCACTACGCATCAACCGGGATAAGTTCAGCAAATCATCAATTAATTGCCCCATGCGCTGAGTAGCTGACCGAATGCGCCGGAGGTAGTCTTGGGCTGTATCATCCAATTCTCCTTCGTAGTCTTCCAATAGGGCTTGGCTGAAGCCATCAATACTACGTAATGGGGCACGTAGGTCATGGGAAACTGAGTAACTAAAAGCCTCTAATTCCCTATTTACTGCTTGTAGTTCAATAATTGCTCGTTGCAATCCTTGGTTGAGGCTACGAACTGCTTGTTCAGCTTGCTGGCGTTCTTCGACTTCTGCTTGGACATCGGCTAATAGTTCGGCGTGCTGTAAAGCCACTGCTAGATGATTGGCAATTTGGGTAGCAAACTCAATTTCTGTATTGTGCCATGTTCGGGAAGTACGACATTGATGTACACACAGTAATCCCCAGAGGTTATTACCTTGTAACAGAGGTACTACTAAGTTAGCTTTGATGTGAAATTGCGCCAGTACCTGAATATGGCAATCACTTAGCCCACAATTGTAAATATCCGCAACTGCTTGCACCCTTCCCTGCTGATATTGAACTGCAAACTGCTCCCCAAAGCAATGGTCATGGATTCTTTGCGCCATCGCTGACGGAAAAGCTGGGTCTACATCCTCCGAAACAAATTCTCCATCATCCCAACCAGAATCGGGATAGAAACGAAACATCCCCACTCTATCTGCTAGCAACAGTTGACGCACCTCTGTGGCTGTAGCTTGAAAAATTGTTTCTAAGTCGATTGGTTCCCGCAGGCGAGTAATTACACGAAATAATGCTTTTTGCTGCTCAATCAGAAAATTGGCTTGATTAATTTCTTGGTGTAAGGATTGGACTTCTTCTGTGAAAATCTGCTGGATATTTTGAAATAAAGCTTCATCTCGGCATAAATCCTGCAGTCTTGCCAATCTCTCTGGGTTCATTCTTTTTTTTCGGGTGCTGGTAGTGGTTTGTGGAGAAAGGGAATAGGAAGAGTTAGTAGTAATGAGAGTATTGTAGGCGATCGCATAACACTCAGTGCTGAGTCCTGAATCAACCCATTACCCATTACCCAATCCCCATTACCCCTTATCCCCAGAGGGGGCCCCGAGTTCCCCAATCCCCAATCCCTACTTGGATACCGAATTAGCCGCCTGTGACGCTTTCACACTGGCTGGCGCACCACCCATGCGAATCTCAGATGAGAAGGAAGCCATACTAAAGCCGTCTTTGGCTTTGACAACACTTACCCGCATCCGTAAGTTAGGGCTAGCAAACCATAGGCGTTCTTCAGACCACATGGTTTCAGACTCAGTAGTTAAGGTTAGGGCTTCATCACTGCCTAGCTTATAACGTCCAGTGACTAAGGATTTGTCCCCATTACTCATTTTGTGGAGTAACTTACCTTCATTCGATTTATCTTCATCTGGTACTAAAACCAACACTGAAGAGCCACTATATTTTTCTCCCTTAATTTCCTTAGTACCGTTCCAAGTAACTTTAGCACCACAAGAAACTTTGCTAGAGTTAACTTCGTGCTGTTCGCACAGTTTTATTACCTCTGGATGGTCTGCGGGCAAAAACTCAAAGATAATATCTGATTTATTACCTTCAGATTTTTGCATACTTACAAAGTGACTAGTACGATGAGAAAACCATTTACCAGCACTCAACTCCAAAAACTCTTCTATATTCATCATTAAAACTGCCCTGCATCAAAATGCCGAAAATCCCACTTATTAAAAGGTAGCAGGAGGCGTTACTAAACAAGTCTGAAGTCTATCAATTTTGGATTTTGGATTTTGGATTTTGGATTTTGGATTTTTACAATCCTTCATCCTTCTCCTGCGGAGACGCTACGCGTAACTTGCTTCCCCGCAGGGGTAAACCTTTCACCTTTCACCCTTTACCTTTCACCCTTCACCCTTCATTGGCTTCAAGTCGTTTTAGGGAATAGCTTGCCGCCGCAGCAACGTTGGGATTGCTATCTTTTTCGAGGTATTTCAAGGCGGAAATACTCTTGGGAGTGGGAAGATTACCTAAAGCTTCTGCTAGACGTTGCCGCACTAACCAATCATCGGATTGAGCAAAGCGTAAGATGAGATCTACAGATTCAATATCTTTAATTTCTCCTAATGCCGCGATCGCAGCTTGATGTAATATCACTTCATCACTGTCTAAGGCTTTAATTAAGATCTCATGGGCGCGGGGGTCTTTAATATTACCCAAGGCAACAGCTACGCTAAAACGTACTAACCAATCTGTATCCTCATAAAAAGCTCGTGACAGCACCTCAAAGGCTCTCGCATCACCCAAATAGCCTAAAGCGCCTGCAGCATCAGCACGAATGCCATAATCTGGGTCATTTTCTAGAATTTTTACCAAAAGTGGGTAAGATTCTGGGGTTTGCTTAATTCCTAAAGCAAATATTGCCATTGAGCGCAATTGCAGCGATTGATCATCCAAGACCTTTTTAATTAAAGGTAAAGCATCCTCTGCTGGAACATCGCGCAGATTAGCCAAGGCTACCATGCGATCGCGCAGATTGGGGCTTTCTAACTGGTCAGAAATTTCTTTTAAGGTGAGAGCAACCATTTAGATTAAAAAAATTTGTTTACTTATCTTTACTTTACAAAATAAATTCTCATAAAGCCCATTTTCCCATTGGCGGTTATCCGAAGAGGATGGGGGATGGGGATTGGGGATTGGGGATTGGGGACTGGGGACTAGGGACTGGGGATTGGGGAACTCGGGGCCCCCTCTGGGGATAAGGGGTAATGGGGATTGGGGATTGGGGAACTCGGGGCCCCCTCTGGGGATAAGGGGTAATGGGGATTGGGGACTGGGATTTTTACTCAGAATTCAGAACTCAGCACTCAGAACTCAGCACTCATAACTTCACTCAAGGACTGGTTTTCTGGTTAATTTAATTAGTTTTCGCTTAGTTTTACTTTCCAGGCGTTTTTTTTGAGAACTGCGCGTTGGTTTAGTAGGTCGGCGTTTTTTCTTGATGACAACTACACTGTTAATCAGTTCTTGAAGTCGATTCAAAGCTTCTTCTCGGTTCTGCTCTTGGCTGCGGTGTTCTTGAGCTTTGATGACAACGACTCCCTCTTGGTTAATGCGTTTGTCGTTGAGTTTGAGTAGTTGCTCTTTATAGTAAGTCGGTAATGATGAAGCCTCAATATCAAAGCGTAAGTGAATAGCCGTTGCAACCTTGTTAACGTTTTGACCGCCTGCTCCTTGTGAGCGAATCGCGCTAATTTCGATTTCGCTATCGGGGATGATGATATTGTGAGAAATTTGTAGCATAAGTTAATATATAGCATCCAAATTGCGTAGGGGTAGCCTGTTGTGAGCATCGCCCTACACGAATTCATTGAAAGCGGCGGGAAACTCCATCCCCTTGTAGGTGGAGAGGGATAGCAGCCCCGCCGCTTGGGGCATAGGGCATAGGTAGTTTCTTCCCCATGCCCTATGCCTGATTTAAATATTTAAATCGCGCAAAGCTAGACGAATTTGCTCTACACGCCTGCGGTTGACACCCAAATCTGAATCGCCCAAACGGGACGCTGAACGCACATGAATTACTGGCTCATTGGGAGGTAGATAAAACTCTACATCATCAACAAATTTAAAAATGCGGCTTTTAGAAAGAGCATGGATGTAATTGTCTGTCTGTTCGACAATTTCTGTGCGGGGAACAACACCGAGAACCTTGATTAAGACTTCTCGCGCTTTATCCCGTTCTAAATGATAGGGAATTGGGTCAATGGCGTGTTTTGTATCAGCATTTTGGCTGACAACACAGTTAGGGGAAGCTGGACAAGAACTCAGAAGACCATTATTTACTCCCAAACCGGAAACAGCAGCCCAAGAAATGGTAGGAAGGATAAAACTCATCATCAGAGTTAAGAATATTGCCAAAGTAATACTCCGCAAGCGTTGCGGCGTGAAAGCTCTTAGCAGACGATGCATGATGAATTTATTCCTCAAGGATTGAATAGCACTCAATTATTGTCCCTCATTTAGTGCGATCGCCCCTTGACCGCGATTAATCGCGTCTCTACAAACACTGGGAAATTATCGCTTGCAAAATAGGTTCATTTCAGTTCTGAAATACCCTAATTATCATGTAGCTGATTCTGGTTTACCGAACATATAAATTCGAGTATACCGTACTTATTTAAGATGTTTTATTGAGTGTGGTAATCATCAAATATTGAGTGATAAAAACCGAATTTACAGTTATGGTCACTATTCATAATATGAATATGTAAGCGAAAAGCGAACCGCAAAATAAACCAATAAAGAGAAACTATTCAAGAGGAAAAGTTATGACAGTAGTTCGTTGGAATCC contains the following coding sequences:
- a CDS encoding PAS domain S-box protein codes for the protein MKPHLRVLIVEDSEDDTLLVLRELRRGGYHVEYVRVDTAASMLAALNQKLWDIIIADYSLPAFSGLAALELLQSQKLDLPFIIVSGTIGEDIAVAAMKAGAHDYIIKGNMARLVPAVERELREAQERYKRHSAEQAFRESEDRFRTLCASAPLAIFQTDAQGHLIYSNPLWYDISGFSEQQSVGYGWIQAVHPEDRAEVSQDWQRTVLEQSTWVDEYRLLTPQDEIRWVRALASPMYSTERRFLGHVGTFEDITDRKQSAQKIYEQAALLDISIDAIAVCNLNNHILFWNKGAERLYGWTTAEILGTNATFLLRKNPEPSLSFSEIQAILATEGKWQGELQQVTKDGKDIIVESRWTLMRDEAGNPKSILKVSTDITQKKQLEAQFLRTQRLESLGSLASGIAHDFNNILTPILATAQLLPAKFPDLDENSQQLLEILESSARRGADLVQQILSFTRGVEGSRTLVQVRHLLSDIAQVAHRTFPKSIETKTDINPNLWTVFADATQLHQVLMNLCVNARDAMPDGGILSITAENLWIDENYAQMYGNSEAGFYVVITIADTGTGIPSEIINHIFEPFFTTKEVGKGTGLGLSTVMSIIKSHNGFVSVHSEVGQGSSFKVYLPSREATETNTVTNTNLPSGNNELILVVDDEVSICEIAKTTLETHNYRVLTASDGIGALALYAQYIDDISVVLIDMMMPVMDGSQTIQMLQRMNPDVQIIAMSGLMAYEPHEQKQLLGIREFLAKPFTAQVLLNTLHEVMLEIG
- a CDS encoding response regulator, translated to MSISNKMILLVEDNPDDEALAIRALRRNHISNEIVVARDGVEALDYLFGTGIHAGRNINIKPTVILLDLKLPRVDGMEVLRRLREDKRTSLLPVVILTTSSEEQDLVKSYSLGCNSYIRKPVDFLQFTEAVRQLGMYWLLMNETPPV
- a CDS encoding GAF domain-containing protein, producing the protein MNPERLARLQDLCRDEALFQNIQQIFTEEVQSLHQEINQANFLIEQQKALFRVITRLREPIDLETIFQATATEVRQLLLADRVGMFRFYPDSGWDDGEFVSEDVDPAFPSAMAQRIHDHCFGEQFAVQYQQGRVQAVADIYNCGLSDCHIQVLAQFHIKANLVVPLLQGNNLWGLLCVHQCRTSRTWHNTEIEFATQIANHLAVALQHAELLADVQAEVEERQQAEQAVRSLNQGLQRAIIELQAVNRELEAFSYSVSHDLRAPLRSIDGFSQALLEDYEGELDDTAQDYLRRIRSATQRMGQLIDDLLNLSRLMRSEMQLEFVDLSALARQICTEMQERHPRQQVEYIIQPGLMARGDSRLLQMLLTNLLDNAWKFTSKHTQAKIEVGAITQASGIPVYFIRDDGAGFDMAYANKLFSPFQRLHRIDEFPGTGIGLAIVQRIVHRHGGRVWAEGIVEQGATFYFTLVAEEVGG
- a CDS encoding phycobiliprotein lyase; the encoded protein is MNIEEFLELSAGKWFSHRTSHFVSMQKSEGNKSDIIFEFLPADHPEVIKLCEQHEVNSSKVSCGAKVTWNGTKEIKGEKYSGSSVLVLVPDEDKSNEGKLLHKMSNGDKSLVTGRYKLGSDEALTLTTESETMWSEERLWFASPNLRMRVSVVKAKDGFSMASFSSEIRMGGAPASVKASQAANSVSK
- a CDS encoding HEAT repeat domain-containing protein, whose product is MVALTLKEISDQLESPNLRDRMVALANLRDVPAEDALPLIKKVLDDQSLQLRSMAIFALGIKQTPESYPLLVKILENDPDYGIRADAAGALGYLGDARAFEVLSRAFYEDTDWLVRFSVAVALGNIKDPRAHEILIKALDSDEVILHQAAIAALGEIKDIESVDLILRFAQSDDWLVRQRLAEALGNLPTPKSISALKYLEKDSNPNVAAAASYSLKRLEANEG
- the arfB gene encoding alternative ribosome rescue aminoacyl-tRNA hydrolase ArfB → MLQISHNIIIPDSEIEISAIRSQGAGGQNVNKVATAIHLRFDIEASSLPTYYKEQLLKLNDKRINQEGVVVIKAQEHRSQEQNREEALNRLQELINSVVVIKKKRRPTKPTRSSQKKRLESKTKRKLIKLTRKPVLE
- a CDS encoding DUF1499 domain-containing protein, whose product is MHRLLRAFTPQRLRSITLAIFLTLMMSFILPTISWAAVSGLGVNNGLLSSCPASPNCVVSQNADTKHAIDPIPYHLERDKAREVLIKVLGVVPRTEIVEQTDNYIHALSKSRIFKFVDDVEFYLPPNEPVIHVRSASRLGDSDLGVNRRRVEQIRLALRDLNI